The window GTAGAAGCCTTCTTGTGTTTTAACGTAATAaataaatttgtatatatattgAGTAAGTTACAAAATGCAGGGGGTGGATTGACAATTGATTAGTGACTAGTGATTACTAAAACTAAAAGTGTGGGGGGTGGTGCCATATTATCTCAGTATGTGTGGGGGCATATACGTATGGTAGAGTCTTTATAACAAAAATACTATAGCAGTAATTTTAATTCTTTTTGTCTAAAATATTATATAGATTTACTTGGAAATTTTGATGGGGATTTACTTGCAGATATTTCCCTATGAAATTCCGCAAGAAAACTCCTACAACGACGATCCAGTATAATCCTACAAGAAAACTCctaattttcataaattttttgCCAAAAATTTAATGGAATTTTTAGAATTTCCTACTAAAAACTCCGTAAGTAATTTACATGCGAATGTAAAATTACATACGGATTCGAAAAGTCGCAGGTAATGTACCTGGGGATTTGTGAATTCCGCAAGTAATAATTACCTACGAAGGTTTTTTCATCGGAATATTTTTCAGAAGGAAAATCTACATGAAACTAAATTTCATAATCCCCGAAAAATTTCCATGTAATATGTGATTTTCTTGTAGTGATTGCCGCTTGCGGCGATTACGAGGGAATCGTGAGTTTCAAACCAGCAAACGTCGTAAACGCCGTCAGCGGTGTCGTAAGCGGCGATTTCCGATATGGGTCCATTTGGAGTGAGTTGAAGAATGTGAACTCTGCTGTTACCAAGGATGCCGAAATTCTGTGCGGTGGCGACGACGATCTCATTGAACATAACAATACGAAAGTGACTAAGCTTTTGTTTCTCTTAGTTTCTGAGGGCACAATATTTTCTGATTTCGCCTGCTTTTCCAGTAAGGACTCCAATTTTGCCCATCTTTATCATTGATTCTCCAAAATCCTTGAAGAAAGTGGATGCAAAAAAAATCCTGTTGACTGCTCAGAAGAACGATTGACAGAGGAACTGATGAGAGAGAATCCATGAATTTGTATTCATGGTAGAAACGGTGTTGAGAGAGAGGGTTGAAAAAGAGAGGGCAACGTATTTTATGAGAGAGAGAGGGCAgcgtattttatggcttaagggtaggaggaggtgaccataaatagatatttaggtataaaaatcaaaaggtagctatggaatataattttttagaatattatttatttaaaataaataaagtatcaACATTTGCTATAGGagataaaaattccaaaaaaaaaagtggAAATAGAAGAAACGAAGTAGAAATGACATAAGGTAGCCACTTTAAAGGGctgttatttaggaattagccagTACGTCCTGAATTTCAATGtttcagtttaattttttttaggacAAAAATATCTTGAATTGTCCCAAAGTTAcaattttttgtttaaaatatcaaaacaaaataagtACTAGTTAATCTCTAAATAGCAACTCTGAGAATGGCTATATGTGCACTTGCCCCCGAAACGGAATTGTACtcccaaaaaaataaatagatgaaACCTCATTAAATAGTAACAATATTAGAAAATTAAAGGGATGAAACCTCATTAAATAGTATTCTAACAATATCAGAAAATTATAAGAATGAAACCTCGCTCAAATAGTAACAAAATCAAGATAATTATTAAAAGAATGGAACCTCGTTAAATAGTATTCTAACAATGTCAAAAAAATTAAAGGTATGAAACCTCATTAAATAGTATAACAAAAATCCAGAAAATTATTAAAAGGATGGAACCTCGTTGAATAGTATTCTAAAAATATCCAAACATTAAAGGTATGAAACCAAATTAAATAGTAACAAAATCCAGATAATTATTAGAGAAATGCAACCTTATTAAATAGTAATGAACAATTAACTCTATATAAGCTATCCAAATGCTTCATCCTTTCataatcaaaattcaaatttcaagaaaaacaaaaagtatGGAAAAATCTTCGCCTTTGTTTAAAGTTCTATTTCTCCTTGTGTTGTTTTTCATGGGAAGTGCAGGTACAATCTCTTTACTCTTTACACTTTTTATacaaatcaaaaattaaaaatgagaaaagaaaccTTTTTATTAAATAATGTCACAATTTTTAATCGAATTATTGTTGTGTCTCAAAATAATTCAGGAGGTTTTGTATTCTCTCTATTTATTATTCAGAAGTTCTTTTTATGCTACGACCTTGTTTACTTAATCGTCGACTTATAGCATGTTTGCCTAAGTTTCTAAATTTCAGTTAAtgcacttttgagcagtaattagtggttgaccaaatttttaaaaatatttttaaatatatttttctcaaaagtgcttttgggaagaagctatatatatatatatatatatatatatatatatatatatatatatatatatatactttttttttgcTTCTAAAAAGCTGCTATCTGCTTCTATTCAAAAACATTTTTTCCTTCTAAGAATACAGTATATTTTTTGTAGGCGTTTGGCCATAAGTTTTGGaagtttttttcaatttgttttctttcaaatatgtgtttttttttatagaattaatctactttttggaagattttgaaaaTCAAAACTTCAAATCCCAAATATAACTTAAGACCTTTTTTTAGGCCAAATCATGATCATTTCGGACTTTTtagctaaaaaaaaaaagagagagaaaaaaagtactttttaacaTATCAAAACTTGCCACAAAATTCATGTTCAAACACATTTTCAGTTTCAAATcgaacttcacccaaatcagttttttcaaaaaataattgagAATCTATGTCCAAACATGTCCTTTAACTTTAAAAatagcacttttggccaaaaagaaacTTAGTCAAATACGCTATTATTGCAACTTACCGAATTTTAATCAGTTATATTAATAAAACTAAGttggagaaagaaaaataaagagaaacacaagagaactttatttttttgtattatttttgttcattttaatcttaattatttttatttttttaattgtgaCAGAGGCAAGGGTTTGTATTGGATTTAGCAAAACATACAAGGGACCATGTACAGAGAAGGTAGACGCTGGAAAATGTACAGATGCATGCAAAAAAGAGGGTTTTGTATTCGGACAATGTACTAGCTTTAGCCACAAAGGCCAATGTTATTGTGAAAGGCCATGCCCTCCCAATTAATTAATATCTCccttaattaataaaaaaaaattcttattacGTTAAAATTATGTAATTCTTTATGAGGCATAATTAAAAAATTAGCCTCTAATCTAATGTATCCTTTGATGATCAATTATAGAATGGTAGTATTTGGGAGCTTATTAATACTAATATATCCTTTCTCCAtattaatattgttattattattttagtatTATCTGATTCTTCAACtttattgttattacttttttttttactttgattatttttactatttttttctattaatatctttcttttcttcatatttCATAATAGCcttgttttactattttttatatttgtttttgaaaacgcttttcttgagccgaggactattgaaaacaacctctctatctcacacaaggtagggataaggtgtGCATTGCGTGCTCATATTCACTTTTGGAGTCACTCGCCTTTAAATCACTTTTCGCCTAGGTAAATAAGTAAAAATTAGAAAAACATGAGAAAATAACTTGTAAATTTTCTATATATAAATAGCCCTTAAATCACAAAGTCCATGATAAGAAGCATACGAACAATATATTATCAATTGATCTAAAAAGAACTTACTCTATCGTGTCCGGCAATTTATTTTGTATCCTGATGTATCCCTTGATGATCAAGTATAGAATAGtatttggtaactttttttttatcAGTATTACATTTTTATGGGTCCATCCTCGAGCACTGACGGACAGAGGGTTTGTAACTCCATGGATAATGGGTCCGACCACTACCATTCTTcatttaaatattgtattttcTATATATGGCAGATTTCAAATTCATGACATGCGTCTAACCAACACATCACAAGCTCTTACAGATATGCATTTTGTCCTCGAACATTTCAATTCACCTAATTTCAACAACAAGCTCTTACAGATATGCATTTTGTCCTCGAACATTTCAATTCACctaatttcaacaacaacaacgcagtataatcccacttagtggggtctggggagggtagtgtgtacgcagaccttatccctactcTGGGATAGagaggtagtgtgtacgcagaccttatccctactctgggatagagaggttgtttccaaatagacccccggcatcattccctccaagaactccccaccttgctcttggggagactcgaactcacaacctcttggttggaagtgggggttgcttaccatcagagcaacccctcttgtcaacATTTATTCAAATTTGGGATTAAGAAAGACAATGCAGGCCTTCAGAAATTATAATAACAATATATACATGGCGCACGTTCATTTCTAAGATTAGCATAAGTTTCAACACCCCATTGATATAAGATCAATCGTTCAACTAAGACATAAATTTTAAACCTGTTCGAGTCAGCTATATGAATTCTCTATATTCAGTCACTCAATCTGAAGTACTCCTGAGTTTAGACGAACCCAGTACCTTCATGCTGCATCTGTCCCTCGCTCTCATCCACAACTTCACAGGTCGAACCATATTTTTCATTAACCAATCCTCAGACCTGTGCACTTCTAAACCTCGTCTTTTTATCGCGTGGTTTTCTCTTTGCATGTTTCAAATATGCGCCTTTATAGGCATAGGAGGTAGCCTAGCTGTTGAATAAATGGCTCTAGCAATTATAATCGTCACGAGAGAATATGGTACTTGACTAGGGTTATATTCTTTTTAGGGTTGCATGAGACGATGTTGTTTTGGTCCAAGAAATTAAAGTGGTGAAGCCAGTGGCGAAATAATATGGTAAATTTTGGCGTCATTGCAGAAGAGGATAAGACGTGGGTTAAGAAGGTGGCTATAGCTATGAGTTTTGGTGGGTTGTGGTGGTGGAGTTTTGAGGGATGAAATCGAGTCTTTAGTTGTTGATTTTCTTGGTTGGTGGTTTGTATTATATGATTGTGGCAATTGGCATGGTTAAGGTGGTGTAGGCTCTCATTTGGTCAATATGTTTCATTTTATTTCGTGGGAATGTGGTTGACTCGGACAATCCTGGCTATTCTACGAAACTCTCACTGAATAATGGAACCCGTCTCTCTACCATTCTTCACTTAAATACTAGGTTTTGTCTACGGTAATTAGAATCAAACCTGTAACTTTGCCCCTAAACCATACATCACGCGCTACGCTCTTATCACTATAATAACGACCGGAGGCTTACACATAGAAAGATTTTGTctcagaagaaaaagagaaacagATAAACCACACATTCAGTTTCACTTAAGAAGCTGTTTTTTACTCCATTCACAGGTATGATTGCCATCCGGGGATCAAATGATGCCCATCACTTTGTAAATTgttgaaatttcaaaatcaattaataattaaaaaaaaaaaagatgtagCATACATTTTGATTGTAACTCAAAAGAAGAAAGCAAAAAATCAAAAACTTGGTATATCCCCCTTGAAACAAATGTGTCAAACCATCATCAGACATGCAGTATATCAACTCAAAGTTGCAGCTTCCATGAATCGTGCAAGCAAAAATGGCGCGCACACTTCAAATACTATGAGGGAAAAAGAAGCTCAACTTAGTTATTTTCACATTGTTCATTTGTTTGTAACCaaagagtacaacaacaacaacaacaactacaacgacctagtaaaatcccacaaagtTGTAACCAAAGAGTAACAATTGAAATTAATATGGGGCAAACCTGGTCCTGTTAGCATTGAAGAAGGAACTTGCTTTCATGCGGAGGTCAGTTTTGCTTTTCTTTCATCCAGTCTACAAAATTATCCAATATCACAGGCCATGCTTGATCTGTATCATAGTTTTTAAGGTCTGGAAAGCTAATCTGCAAAAAAGTGATGACGACGCCCACCAATTAGTGTTTGAAAAGCCGATTAGTGTTTCTCAAAGCACAAATAACGAAAGTTAACTAGATACATCTATAGGTGCTCCCATATGCGTCTGATCATAGTGCAAAAACAGTTGACAGAAACAAAAGAAGGATGCCAGAAAGTTAAATGAAATCTTTATTTCCGTTAAATTAGCATTTGAATAAAACTACTTGTGTGGTCCTCAAAGTTTGGCCAAAGTTGGAATTTGGTCTCCCTCCTCTAATCATATCACCCTGAATTACATAGTTTGAGATTGGTGTTTAATCAGTGCCTTAGGTCATTGGCAGGCAAATCGAATTCCATTTCTGGTGAAACATAAACTACAATTAGATGAATCACAAGTGCAAAACTGGAAGAAGAATGTCATAATGAATACTGACAAAAAGGAAGGAGAAACCGGAAAAAATGAACTAGGAACCGAGAGGAAGACTTGGAGTATCTTTTTACCAtataaaacacacacacacacaacatgCACGCGCACACGCACACTCTTTGGAAAACTACAGGCTTAAGTGGCATTATTATGAGTTGCCGCGGAAGAAAACAACTAGAGCATCAAGTAAGCTAGAAGGAGCTATACAGCAAAAATAGTTTACCTCTTGGCAAAATCGAAGAAAATTCGTCCATTGATCCATGTTGATAACTTTATAATCAGTCTGATTCTAGTATGACGGAAAATACAGAGAATCAGTGCTTTCAAATAAATTAATGAAACCTAAAGACTAACATCATTTTCATAACAATATAAAAGCCTAAACTATAGGATCCTTCAAGCAATTATATGAAGAGTTAAGCCTCTGAACCTAGGCACATTTCATTATCTATTGGCGTACACTATACAATTTACAAAGGTGAGTACTTACCTTGAGAAACTCAGTGAATGAGTCGACCTGACTCCGGAATTGGGACCCCAGAACAAGGTCAATCAGTAGACAAATGCTCTCAATGTCCACACACTTCTGCTTATCCTCTGCGAAAGACAAACCAGGCACATGTTAGTAGTGGATCAGCTAAATCAAGAGTTATGCACCAtaaacgtcaaataaaatatgaAACCTACTAGGCTAAAAAATTGCCTCTCAAAGAGACGTTTTACCGGTAAGGCAGTAACGAAAAGCGTAGCAATAAAAATCCTCAAAGTTTTCAGGCATCATGACCTGGATATGCAAATGAACCAAGCTCACCATTACGAATCTTGAAATCAGCCCAGCTAAGTTACTAAAGAGAGTTGACAATAACATACCTCTGCTTCCAATTTTGGCAGCACTTTTTTCAATTTGTTAATAGTATCAACCCCGAGATCTTTTAATCCTCTTTGCCATTCATCCTGACAATTGGAAAAGAGATCCCCGACACATAGAGAGAACTAGATTAGTCACTGAGGAAGAATGCACCAAGAGCATATCAAGGATTAAAAGCAAAAAGCCAAAACCAACTCAGATGAGAATTTAGTTGAATCAACAGAAAGAACAAACAAAATATAGGCAATCACAAAAGAACCAAATGCCAGACAATTCCAATGATACAGCATCCGTATGAATACATCACAAAAATAAAACATATTGAAATGGTTTATAGTCAAAAGAAAGCTGAACAAATAAAGAGCAGTAACTTACCTGAGTAAAATATCCCTGCTTTTCGGCTTTCATTTTCCTGATCCATGTGAATGGTCAGTCATGTATTACAGAAACACAACATTTCCTTAAATAACGACTGATCACAGAGCACATATTGGCAGCAGATGGCTTACCAAGCGAGCATCAAAATTCTGACATTAGTATGATCCACTCCTAGATCTGAGCATAGTGCCTCAATCCCCTCTGGACTGTGAAACAAAATATATAGAAACTCAATGAAGATTCCAACATCCTTTACGCCTCTTGTCAACACGCATATGCAAAGCTAGGTAAGTTTCAAATGTTAACTAAAAGATAGCGATGACACAATCTACCTCTGATACCATAATTGCAATCAATTGTTAAAACTTCATTCATAAATTTATCATATCTCAGTTAAATGCTAGGATTAAAGAAAGAAATACTAGATAAGAGGTAATTCTGATATTCTTTTGACTATCAGCTAATGCCTAGTTGACTGGACCAACAACTACTTGGTCTGAGTGGACCATAGTAATGTTGCTAATCAAGAACATCTATTTTAGGTAATCTTGGTTTCACAAAATTGGGAATCAAATCAATCGACTTCCAAAAAAATCctaagacaacaacaacaacaacaacccagtcaaatcccacaagtggggtctggggagggtagtgtgtacgtagaccttatccctaccccgaaggggtagagaggctgtttccgaaagaccctcggctcaagataataaaaaaacaaaaggagaGAATATTAGATTCACCACGGAGATCATAGGGAAAAAGGAACATAAAATGCagaagaaaaatgcaaagcaaaaaCGATAATTAGTAAATGGATCATGCgtcgaaaatagaaaatagtatGACACGACATTGCCCCTAGACAAAACCCCACCGGACTAGGCTCACAAAGGTACAAAATAACGTAAGACTCAACTGTCTCCTAGCCTACAAccgtaatactcgacctccacaacttcctatcaagtgtcatgtcctcggaaatctgaagcctcgccatatcctgcctgatcacctctccccaatacatCTTAGGCCtctctctacctcttctcgtgccttccacaaccagccgctcacacctccttactggagCATCAGGGCTTCTCCTCTGtatatgcccgaaccatctgagtctcgcttaccgcatcttgtcatcaatgggggccacgtgcaccttctcccgaatatcatcactCCTAAttttatccatcctagtgtgcccgcacatccacctcaacatcctcacttctgctactttcatcttttggatatgtgagttcttcacaggccaacactcagccccatacatcatggccggtctaaccaccgctttatagaacttacctttgagtatcgttggcactctcttgtcacacaagactccagatgctaacctccacttcatccatcctaccccaatacggtgtgtgacatcctcgtcgatctcccctcctcgtggataaccgaaccaaggtacttgaagctgcctctacttgggataacctgtgactcaagcctcacatccacgtccAAAGAATGACGTAATTATCAGTTGTTGCTTCCGTCAAAACTAAGTACTTAAGGGCCGGTAAATTATCGTGTATCCGTTGTTCGGCTAGGTAAATCATGGATCAAACAATTAGCAAAAGGTGAAATTAGTTTTAAAGTAGAAAAGCTTGGGAAAATAATTTGTAGAATTGCTATATATATGTAACCCTTAAATCACAAAGTCCATGAAAAGAAACATACGAACAATAATTTATCAATTGAAACAAAGGAACTCACTCGATCATGCCTAGCAACTTATTGGCATACTTCTGAAAAAGATTATCAACAGATATTCCGAACTTCGAAGTCTTGCCTAAAGCTGAATAAAACAACGAAATGGTCAGGAAACTATAAGTGAATGCAAAGAACAATATAATTGTAAAATACTAAGAAAGAAGAgaataaaaattaaacaaaaattacaaacatCCAGCTAGAGAAAATTTCTTTCATGGAAAGAGAACTTGTTGAATCAACACATAATACAACATTCATGGTCTTCGACATTGTtaacaaaattttatttaaaaatgagCAGAATTTGgaccagaacttgcaaattaagaCAGAAAACAATTTTATGCTTATTCCAAacagaaatgaaataaacaaggaccAAACTGTAAGGTGGGACATCCAGAAGTTACATACTCAACATGTTTATACATAACGAAAGAATTTGAGACTACTGAAGCATGATAAATCTCACTTCAAATATAGAGTTAGAACAATTACCAGGAAACAATGTATAGAACGATGCACAGTAAGTAAAATCAACTTTCCACGCTTAGTTTACAAAAGGCACTTTACTTATAGTTCATTAGCTTCCAGCAATCCCATGTGAAGACCAGAACCTAGACTCAAGTGCCATATCTAGTGTTCTACAAGGGTGTTTTTGGATATCATTAACCTCAAACAAGCTATAGAAACTAAAACAGAGTATGGACCTGCATTGTGTAAAAAAGGGCAgtctatgcgcggggtccggggaaagGCCGCACCACAAGGGTttattgtacgcaaccttaccttgcatttctgcaaggTTTACAATGGACCTACATTGTGTCCTCGCGCATTTTTATTTACCTAATTTCAAGATTTATTCAAACTGGGGTTTAAGAAAAGCAATGCAGGTTGATCTTACGCTTCCTTCAGATATTACGATCACAATATACATGCATGAACATTTCTTAGATTAGCAAAAGTTTCAACATCCCCTTAATATAGATCAACCATTCAACTAAGACTCATATTCCAAACTGGTTAGGATCGGCACTATGAATTCTCTATATCCATTCATTCAATCCAAACTAGTAGGAGTTAGCTCTATGAATCCTCTATATTCATTCATTTGATCC is drawn from Nicotiana tabacum cultivar K326 chromosome 9, ASM71507v2, whole genome shotgun sequence and contains these coding sequences:
- the LOC107801421 gene encoding uncharacterized protein LOC107801421, with the protein product MAKSLLKLYLGTYLLPIIFFLTNFYSVLLVLPWVEPSLFYTSQWVHSLTTPSPYLPHKPTHPYTFIYSTFSEAKTSPNSPLRGFQIVLPIMPRASKRKSDSPKSTSAKSSRTESVNSALGKTSKFGISVDNLFQKYANKLLGMIDPEGIEALCSDLGVDHTNVRILMLAWKMKAEKQGYFTQDEWQRGLKDLGVDTINKLKKVLPKLEAEVMMPENFEDFYCYAFRYCLTEDKQKCVDIESICLLIDLVLGSQFRSQVDSFTEFLKNQTDYKVINMDQWTNFLRFCQEISFPDLKNYDTDQAWPVILDNFVDWMKEKQN